The genomic region ACTGGTGAGCCGAACCCGGTCGAAGCAGGACCGCCGTGCGGTCGACCTAGAACTGACAGAAGCGGGCAGGGGGGTCGTCGCCAAGGCACCGGAGGTTGCCCAGATCATGCTTGTAAACGGGCTATCAGCGCTTGAAGAAGAAGAATTCAACCGCGTCATCGATGGGATGCAGCACATGGTAAAGATACTGGGGGCGGAGCACCTGATGCCGCAGCCACTGCACAGCTGAGCATCCCCCCCGAAAACGATGGAGGAAGCTCCCTATGAAGCATTCTCTTGACCTTGCGCTGATCGGCAACTGCCAGGTCGGCGCGCTCATCGACACACAGGCGGAGATCGTCTGGTACTGCCTGCCCCGCTTCGACGGCGACCCGGTCTTTTGCTCCCTGTTGCAGGAACACGAACCGGGCGAGGGGATCGGTTACTGCGGCATCGAACTCGTGGACCAGGTGGCGAGCGAGCAGCACTACCTCCCCAACTCGGCGGTCCTCGTCACCACGATGACCGATTCCCGGGGGGGCGCGGTCGAGGTGACCGACTTCGCGCCCCGCTTTCGGCAGTACGGCAGGATCTTCACCCCTATCATGCTGGTCAGGCAATTGCGCCGACTGCACGGGACACCGAGGGTGGTCGTCCGGGTGCGCCCAGCCCGCAACTACGGCGCCGAGCGCGGCTAGTTCACCTACGGCAGCCACCACATCCGCTACGTTTCCCCGTACATGGTGCTGCGCCTTTCCACCGACGCTTCCGTCACCGCCATTCTGCAGGAACTTCCGGTGCTGCTCGAGGACGAGCTCAACCTCGTCCTGGGCCCGGACGAGACGGTGCATGAGAATGTCTCGGAGCTCGCGCACCGTTTCAAGAAGGAGACCGTCGCCTACTGGCAGGAATGGGTGCGGGATCTGGGCATACCGTTTGAGTGGCAGGACGAGGTGATCAGGGCGGCCATCACGCTGAAGCTCAACGCCTTCGAGGATACCGGCGCCATCGCCGCCGCCCTCACCACCTCGATACCGGAGGCGCCCGACTCGGGGCGCAATTGGGACTACCGCTACTGCTGGCTGCGCGACGCCTACTTCGTGGTCAACGCGCTGAACCGGCTCGGCGCCACCAAGACCATGGAGCGCTACCTGCGTTATCTGGTCAACGTGGTGGCCGGGAGCGATGGTGGCTACCTCCAGCCCGTCTACGGCATCGACGGCAACAGCAACCTCGAGGAGAAGGAGATGCCGTCGCTGCCGGGCTACCGAGGCATGGGGCCGGTGCGGGTGGGGAACCAGGCTTGCTTGCAGGTCCAGCACGACGTCTATGGTTCGGCGGTCCTGGCGGTGACCCATGTCTTCTTCGATCACCGCCTAATGCAGCGCGGCGATACCACCCTGTTTTACCGCCTGGAGCCACTGGGGGAGATGGCGATCCAGGTGCATGACCAGCCCGACGCGGGGTTGTGGGAGCTGCGGGGGAGCCGCAGGGTGCACACCTTCTCCAGCATCATGTGCTGGGCGGCCTGCGACCGGCTGGAGAGGATAGCCGCCCAGTTGGGGCTCAGGGAGCGGGCCGCCTACTGGCAGGCCCAGGCGCAGCGCATCCACGAGACGGTCTGCCGGCACGGCTGGAATGCGGAGAAGAAGAGCTTCACCGCGGCCTTCGAGGGGGAGACTTTGGACGCGAGCCTGCTGCTCATCCACGACGTCGGTTTCCTCGCCGCCGACGACCCGCGCTTTGCCTCCACCGTCGCTGCCATCGAGCGGGAATTGCGCCGCGGAGATTACATCTTCCGCTACGTGGAGGATGACGACTTCGGCACCCCAAAAAACGCCTTCATCGTCTGCACCTACTGGTACATCTACGCCCTGGCCGCCCTCGGGCGCACCGACGAGGCGCGTCAGCTCTTCGAGAACCTGCTGGCCCGCCACAACCGGCACGGCCTCATGGCCGAGCACGTCGATGTCGCGACCGGAGAACAGTGGGGCAACTTCGTCCAGACCTACAGCATGGTTGGGCTCATCAACGCGGCCATCCGACTCTCCAAACGGTGGGACACCGCGTTTTAAGGATAGAGCGATGTACGGAAGCGGCACGGGACTATACCGAGGCAAGATGAAGGCGTTCTTGGCGCTGAAGGCCGGGATGGTGCAGCACCGCGAGGTGATGAAGGAGGTGGCGGCCTCCGTCGACGGCTCCTGGGTCTACTACGTCATGCTGATCCTGGCCGCGCTGATCGCCCTGCTGGGGCTGCTCATCAACAGTGTCGCCGTCGTCATCGGGGCCATGCTGATCTCGCCCCTCATGGGGCCCATCATCTCGTCGAGCCTTTCCTTCACCATTGGGGATCTCGCCCTCGCCAAGCGCACGTTTCGTACGCTGGGGATCAGCGTTGCCCTGACCGTTGCGGTGAGCGCGCTGGTGGCGCTGCTCTCCCCCCTGAAAGAGCCGACGGCCGAGATCCTGTCCCGGGTGAGGCCCAACATCCTGGATCTCTTCATAGCGGCCCTATCGGGGGCCGCCGGGGCGATAGCGCTCTGCACCAAGCGCAACTACCTGATCACCTCGACCGGAGTCGCGGTGGCGACGGCAGTCATCCCCCCCTTGAGCGTGGCTGGCTACGGCCTGGGAACCTGGCAGCCGATGCTCGCCCTTGGGGGCTTCCTGCTGTTCTTCACCAACTTCGTCGCCATCATCCTGAGCTCCGACATCGTCTTTTTCATACTCGGCTTCAGGACCAGTCACGTTGAGGAGCCCCAGCACTCGCACCGCACCCGGCTGGCAGTCATCACTGTACTTTCCGTCCTTATCTCCATCCCGCTGGTCTACACGCTGGCAACCGACGTGGCGAGGATAAAGAACGAGAAGCGGATCGGGCGGGTACTCAGGAGCCAACTGGACCGGGAGCTCGTCTCGCGCCTGACGGATTACCGGTACCGGCAGGAGGGTGATCAGCTGTTAGTTATGGCATCGGTCAACACGGTACGCTTCCTCAACAAGCCTGCACAAAAGGAGATCGAGAAGGACCTGGCGCGGGAGGTGCGGCGCCCGGTGCGGCTGGAATTGGAACAGGTGATCGTCGCCTCGGAAAGCCAGCTCAAGGATCAAACCGCAAAGGGGGCGCTGGAGCAGGCAAAGGCGCCAAAGGAGAGCCCGGCGGAACTCGCCGCGAAGGTAAGGCCGCTTGTGGCGCGGGTCGAGCAGGAACTTGCCGGGGCGCTCGCTCCCTGCCTGGTCGGCCGGACCACCGTCGCTTTCAGTGGGGACCAGGAGCCCCTGCTGGTAAGCGCCACGCTTGGCAGGGACTACCCGGTGGCGCGAGACGAACGTCTGCTGCTGAGCCGACTGCTGGAGCGGGCGCTGGGGGTCCCGGTCCGGCTCCAAATCACGCTCGCCCCGATGCTGAAGCCGATGGTTTTCGCCAAGGATGGCTCCCTCGCGGGGCAAAGCAGAGACGAACTGGAAGTGGTGCGCCATCTTCCCGAGGGACCAGCCGCGTTCCGGTTCATAGTGACCGGGCCGAAGGAGAGCGGGAGAGAGCAGAGCGTTCTCTCGCGGTATCTGACTGAACAGCTCGCGGTACCGGCGCAGGCGGTGACCACGATCAAATCCCCCGGCGGGGGGGGCGTGGTCACGCTGCGCGTCGTGCGCAATGACAAGTGAGGTGATGATGAAAGTAGGACTTATAGGATTCGGCAAGACGGGCAAGGCGGTGGCGTCGGTGCTGCTGCAGAGCAAGGAAACAAACCTGCAATGGGTGGTGCGCAAGTCGCACAACCTGGAACACAGATCGGTGCCGGAGTTTCTGGGCATCGACTCGGACGAACCGGGCTACATCTACTCCTCGGAAGAGTTTGACGCTGAGGAACTGCTGGAAAGGTTCCCCGTGGACGTCATCATCGACTTCTCATCCGAGCACGGAGTCCACTACTACGGGGAAGCGGCGCGTAACCGCGGCGTGGCGGTCGTGAGCGCCATTTCCTCCTACTCCGCGCAAACGGTCGCATACCTGAGATACCTGGCTCATAAGACCAGGGTGCTATGGTCGCCCAACATAACGATCGGCATCAACTTCCTGATCATAGCGGCCAAAATCCTCAAGAGCATCGCCCCGCACACGGACATCGAGATCGTCGAAGAGCATTTCAAGGCAAAGCCCGAGGTGTCGGGGACGGCGAAAAAAATCGCCACCGCACTGGGACTTGAGGACGAGGTCATCAAGACGGTGCGTGCCGGCGGCATCATCGGGGTGCACGAGATCCTGTTCGGCTTCCCCTATCAGACGGTGCGCCTAAAGCACGAGTCGATAACCCGCGAGGCCTTCGGCAACGGCGTTCTCTTCGCCGCGAAGCACCTGTACGGCAAAAGCGTCGGGCTCTACAGCATGGAGGATCTCATGATCCCCTATTTCAACGCGGGACCGGCCCAAGCTGGATAGGGGCGGCCGCAGCGAGGCGCTATGAAGAAGGCGATATCGAGCACATCCCTGAAATCGCTCAGGCTCTCCCTGAGGTTCGTCGTGCCGCTCGCGGTGGCCCTGGGGCTGCTGGCCGTCACGGTGGTTCCCCTGGTGGACCGGCTCACCATGCACTGGTTCATGCGCGACATGGACATCCGGTCGCGCCTCATTGCCAACACCCTGCACGACCAGTTGGTGGAGTTGCTGCAGCAGGAGAACGCCGCCAAGGTCCGGTCGCTGTTGAACAGGGCCGTGCAGGACGAGCGGCTTCTGGCGCTGGGGTACTGCGACCGCCGCGGCAAGCTTTTGTACAAGACCCCCGCCTTCCCGGAGGCGCTCGGCTGCCCGACGCCTGCGGCCGCGGAGACTGACAAGGGGCGGGTGCTCCACCTCCCCCAGGGGGCGGTACACGTGGCGGTGCACCCGGTCGGCATACCCTCGGCCGGGGCGGGGTCCCTGATCCTGGTGCACGACATGAGCTTCGTCGAGCGCCGCAGCGAGGATACCCGAAATTACATCATCGCCTTCTTTGCGCTGCTCGGCCTGATGGTTTCCGCCATTACCGTCTTCGTCGCCCATCTGAGCTGGCGCGGCTGGCTGGAAGGGGTCCGGGCCATGCTGCGGGGGGAGGGAATCGTGAGGCCGTTCTCTCAGCCGACGGTCGAGCCCGAACTGCAGCCGCTGGTGGGAGACCTGCGGGCGTTGCTGCGGGCCATGGACAGCGAAAGGCGCCTCGCCGACGACGCCACCGTCACCTGGAGTCCGGAAGCGCTGCGCAACCTCCTGCACAAGCAGTTGACCGGCGAACGGATCATCGTCGTTTCCAACCGAGAGCCCTACATCCACAGCAAAAAGGGGGACGGTATCGAGGTGCACCGCCCGGCAAGCGGCCTCGTCACCGCCGTCGAGCCGGTAATGCGCGCCTGCTCGGGGACTTGGATCGCCCATGGCAGCGGCAGCGCGGACCAGCTGGTCACCGACCGGCAGGACCGGGTGGCCGTCCCGCCCGACCACCCGGAGTACACCCTGAGGCGCATCTGGCTCACCAGGGAGGAGGAGCAGGGATACTACTACGGCTTCGCCAACGAGGGGCTCTGGCCCCTGTGCCACATCGCCCACGTCCGCCCGATCTTCCGCTCCAGCGACTGGCGGCAGTACCAGGAGGTGAACCAGCGCTTCGCCGATGCCGTGGTGCGGGAGGCGGACAGTGACGACCCGGTGGTGCTGGTGCAGGACTATCACTTCGCCCTGCTGCCAGGCATGATCCGCAAGGCCCTCCCCAAGGCCACCATCATAACCTTCTGGCACATCCCCTGGCCCAACCCCGAGTCCTTCGGCATCTGTCCCTGGCGCGAGGAGTTGCTGGAGGGGATGCTGGGGTCGACGATCCTGGGCTTTCACACCCCGTTCCATCGCAAGAACTTCCTGGAGACGGTGGACCGCTACCTAGAGACCCGCATTGAGCATGAATCGTCCACCATCAGCCGGGGGGGGAACCTCACCATGGTGGAGAGCTACCCGATCTCGATCCAGTGGCCCCCCCCGTGGCAGGAACGGCAGCCCCCGGTGGCGCAGTGCCGGGAGGAGCTCAGGAGGGAACTGGGGGAAGGGGCCGGGCACCTGGTCGGCATCGGGGTCGATCGCCTCGACTACACCAAGGGCATCCTGGAGCGCTTCCGGGCCGTGGAGAAGCTCATGGAGCAGCACCCCGAACTGGTGGGTGCCTTCACCTTCGTGCAGATCGCCGCGCCATCCCGCTCCGCCCTGGATGATTACCAGGCCTTCGACGCCCAGGTGCATACCTTGGCCCAGCGCATAAACCAGCGCTTTTCCCGCAAGGGGTGGCAGCCCATCCTCCTCAAGGCCGAGCACCACGAACCCGAGGTGGTGAACCGCTACTACCGCGGCGCCGACGTCTGCATCGTAACCAGTCTTCACGACGGTATGAACCTCGTTGCCAAGGAGTTTGTGGCCGCGAGGGACGACGACCAGGGGGTGCTGGTCTTGAGCCAGTTCACCGGGGCCGCCCACGAGATGCACGAGGCCCTGATCGTTAACCCTTACCATATCGAACAGACGGCGGAGGCCATTTTCCGCGCGCTCACCATGCCGCAGTTCGAGCAGCGCGAGAGGATGCGCAGCATGCGGGCCCTGGTGCGCGACTTCAACGTGTACCGATGGGCCGGACGCATGCTCCTCGACGCGGCGCGCGTACGCCAGCGCGAGAAGCTCTCGGCCCGCATCAGGAGAGACCAGTAATGCCCAGTTACCTGTTCCAATGTGAAGAACTCGCCGCTTTCACGCACCACGTGGCACCCGACACCCTTTTTGCCTTCGACCTGGACGGCACCCTGGCGCCCATCGTCGATGAGTACGGAGAGGCCCGGGTCGCCAAGCCCGTGCGCAACGCCCTGCAGAGGCTGATGGGGCTGGCCAAGGTCGCCGTTATAACCGGGAGGTCGCGTCAGGACGCCATCGGCATCCTTGGGTTCCAGCCGCACCTCGTGATCGGGAACCACGGAGCGGAGTGGCCGGGACTAAGCGGCGGACGGCGCTGGGAGCACGTCCAGCTCTGTCTCAAGTGGCGGGACCGGCTGCACACAGCCCTCTTCTATGAGCAGGGGGTGGAGATCGAGTTCAAGGGGGAGTCGCTCACCCTGCACTACCGCAAGAGCGACGACCCGCAGCGGGCGCTGGCGATGATCCAGGCGGCCATCGGTGATCTCCAGCCGCAACCGCGCACCATCGGCGGCAAGTTCGTGGTCAACGTGCTTCCAGCGGAGGCCTGCGGCAAGGGGGAGGCGCTGGCGGCCGCCATGGAGGAACTGGGGTGCAGCAGGGCGATCTATTTTGGCGATGACGAGACCGACGAGGAGGTGTTCCGACTGCCGCGCAGCGACGTCTTCGGCGTGCACGTCGGCAAGAACGAGCTGTCGGCGGCAACGTACTACCTGAACCAGCAGTCGGAACTACTGGGGGTGCTCAATTCCATGGTAGGCATCCTTGAGAACTGTGAGTACGAGGCACAGTGCTGTGACGGCTGAAAGGGTACCACTATAGGAGGAACTATGGCTGAGCACGTAGAAATCTTTGGCAATTCATTGGTGCAGCATGATCCGGCTGCACGTAGGGCGACACTGGCCCTGTTGGATCCGGAGGAGGCCCCGGGTGTCATCCGTCACTTGGAACTTCTGGCCAGCTCCCGTGGGTACACCAATGTCAGTGCCAGGGTCCCCGCCGCCCACGTCCGGCACTTCGTCGGCGCTGGGTATCGGCTGGAGGCCGCCATCCCACATTTTTACGGGGAAGGGGAGACTGCCTGTTTTCTCGTCCGCCATTTCGGCGAAGCCCAAGACACTGAAAGGATGTCGCTACTTTTGAGTAGAATCCTGGCGGCCACCGAGATGCATTCTCTGGCAGGTCCGGTGTCGTTACCCGAAGGTGGAGCTCTTAGGTTAGTGGAACCTTCCGAGATCGGCGACGTGGTCTCGCTGTACCGCAGGGTCGGAGTTGCCAAGCCAGCAGCGGTGGACGATCCGATCTTCCTCCACAACTTCCTGGGGCGGGGCGACCTCTTCCTTGGACTGTGGATCGAAGGCATTCTGGTTGCGGCATGCGCAGCGATCTTCGATCCGACAACGGGCACGGCAGAACTGGCTCACTTCGTCGTACTGCCCGAGCACCGGGGGAAGGGACTCGCCCTGCTGTTGCTGCAGCGCATAGGGGAACTTTCTGCAGCTTGCGGCGCCAGGCTGCTGTGGTCAACCGTGCGCGCCTACGCCCCCGGAATTAACATTACCTTTGCAAAGGGGGGGTACCATTTCGGGGGAACCCTTACCAATAATTCCTACATTTACGGTGCGACGGAGAGCGTTAACGTCTGGCACAAGTGCCTTGCTGACGATCCTGCTCTGGCATGGAGTTCCCTCTTTTAACAAAATTCGGACGGAAGGTGCGATCATAAGCAAAAAGATCATACTTTTTAAACAGGGACGCGCAATATCTTTTGATGGTAAACGTTTTTGAAAATTTACCTCATATATGCTTGAAATTAACATACAGCTGAGCAATCCATATTTGTAGTGCAAAGGCAGCAATAACCTTAATATATTTTATTGTGGAGTAAAAATGGTGGCAAGGGTTGTAAGGAAAAATTACAAAAAAATTACGGGACTTTTTTTCGACTTTTTCGAGAGCGAAAAAACTTCAGGAGTTCTGCTAATTGTTTGCACCGTTTTTTCCATACTAATGGCAAATTCATCCGGTCGGTCCCTGTATATTGGTACGTGGCATTATGAAATTCTTGGACACAGCCTACAATACTGGATCAACGACGGACTTATGGCTATTTTTTTCTTGCTGATCGGGTTGGAAATCGAGAGAGAAATATATGTTGGCGAACTATCTAACCGACAAAACGCTTTGCTACCGATTGCCGCAGCCATTGGTGGCATGGCGACACCGGCACTGTTTCACTTCCTCCTCAATCGAGAGACAGCAACAGTGCACGGCGCTGGAATCCCCATGGCAACGGATATCGCTTTCGCACTTGGAATCTTATCCCTAGTGGGAAACAAAGTGCCAACTTCGCTTAAGGTTTTTCTGGCAGCTCTGGCCATCATTGATGATTTAGGCGCTATTATAGTCATTGCTGTTTTTTACGTGACAGACTTTTCATTGATTTATTTTACCTTGGCTTTAGCGATATTTGGTCTACTCCTGCTGCTAAACCGCTGCAACATAAATCGCCTTTCTGTTTATCTCATTCTAGGTGGCATCATGTGGTTTTTTATGCTCAAGTCTGGTGTCCACGCCACCATTGCCGGGGTCTTGTTAGCATTTGCTATTCCATTCCGGCAAATCCGGAACAATTCGCCATCATATAGGCTACAGCACTTTTTACATAAGCCTGTTGCCTTTTTCATTATGCCAATTTTCGCTCTAGCCAATACAGGTATCACGTTGACTGGAAACTGGGCAGAAGGACTTGCGACTTCCAATAGTCTAGGCATTATAGCAGGCTTACTGGGAGGCAAGCCGTTGGGAATATTCTTGTTTAGCTACCTCTCAGTTAAAGCAGGACTGTCAAAGTTGCCGAATCGTGTTGGCTGGAAGCATATCATCAGCGTTGGTTTTCTTGGCGGAATAGGATTTACAATGTCTATTTTTATCACGCTGCTTGCTTTCGGAGACTCCACAGTTGTTGAGAGCTCTAAGCTCAGCATTTTGCTCACTTCCGTGCTCTCCGGTACCATCGGCTTCATGTTGTTGAGCCGACAGTCAACATAGGTTGTGGCTAATTTTTAAACAATACGTTGCCCAAATTAAACGGTATTTTGCCCCAGTATCGACATCCATGTTTGTGGAAAGGCTTCGAATTTTAAGCCAGTATCGGCGTCCCCACGGTGCCCCCCCTATGAACTATTGAGCCTTTACAGATTGAGAGGTGAGTCTCAAAATACCGATGTTGGGTTGAAATTGGATGACGATCGACAACTTATTATGCGATGTACTACATCAGCTACGGACTAATGAATTCAGCAAAGTGTGCGCAAAGCGTATAATGAGTGGAGAGGCTGCCGGTACGGAGTCTTCATTCCATTGTACTTTCGGAGGAAAAGCCATGAGATTCGCGAAAATTCTCGTTGTGAACCGCCTTTCCCAGTATACGCGGGACGCCGTGCGCTACGGGGGCATGCTGGCTACATGCTTCCAGGCCGACCTCCTCGTACTGCGGGTCATCTCAAATCCTGTGGACCAGGAGGCGTTGAACGCGCCGAGTCTGTTCATCAAGGGGGAAAAATACAAAACGATCAGCAGCATCGAGGAGCAACCCCGGGAGGATCTGGAGAGGGTGATCAGGGAAGAGGTGCCGACAACGTTGTCGGTTACCGGATTGGTGACGGATCGTGATCCCCTCCCCGAGATAACCAGGATAGTACGGGAGGAGAAGGTCGATCTGCTGGTTGTCCTAGCCCACGAGCAGTCCCGTCTTGAGAACCTGCTGTTCCCCGATAACCACGGGCTGATCAGGACGCTGCCTTGCTCCATCCTCCTCATGAAGCATGAGCCGCGTCCGGTAGGATAGGGGAAACGATGAGCGACGATATGCTGCAGCGAGGAGAGGGTCAGGCGATTACCCGCCCCTTGCGCAGCAGTCGGTAGACCTCGATCTTGGCCAAATCGTTAATGAAGAACCAGACAAGGGCGTAGCCCCAGACCAGCAGGGCGTAGCCCCAGCCGATGGGTGCGATGAACCAGCCGTAGACCGCGAAGAGTGTGGCCGCCATCTTGGTCGAGACTGCCGCCCAGAAGAGCAGTGAGGCCGGGTAGGGCGGTTGCCAGAACCGGCGTTCGGTACGGGTCACGAATATGGTGAGATGACCGGCGATGGCTAGTTTTAAAAAGACGAAACTTTGCACCACGTCGGGGGGGAGTTTCAGATAGAGTTTGGCTAGGTAGAAGATACCGAAACTCGCGATTACGCCCAGGACGCCGAGCACCGTCGCTATGGTCATCACTTCGGTCATATTCCAGCGGATCGGCCGATCATCAGCCTTGGTGTTGTCTAAGGCTATGGCGAGGATAGGGATGTCGTTAAGAAACGCCAGTATGATGATCATGATCGCGGTGACAGGGTAGAAGTTGAATATGAGAATCGAAGCGGTCATGAAAAGAATCACCCGGATGGTCTCCGCGATCCGGTAGATGCTGTAGCTTTTCATCCTCTCGAAGGTGATCCTCGCCCCCTTTATCGCCTCGACTATGACCGATAGTCCTGGTGTGAGCAGAATCAGATCGGCCGCGGCCCGTGCCGCGTCTGTCGCTCCGGAGACCGCTATGCCGGCATCTGCTTTTTTCAAGGCGGGAGCGTCGTTGACTCCGTCGCCGGTCATGCCGACGATATGGCCTCCCTTCTGCAGTTTGTCCACGATGAGATACTTGTCCTCGGGGAAAACCTGGGCGAATCCGTCGGCACCTTCGATAAGCGTGATGATCTCCGATTCGTGACTGTGCACGTATCCCTTGGGCAAAGCCAAAGCTCCGAATTCCCTTTCAAGGGCCTGCGCCACCGACTTCCCGAAACGCAGTGCCTCCTCTTCTTTCACGTCGGGTGACAGCTTCCCAAATACCGCCTTCGCAACCACCTCACCCAAAAGAACCAACTCCCGGGTGCTTGCCCCACTCAGTTCCTGCGCGCTCGAAATTTCAGCGCCGATTCCGAGTTCCTCGGCTATGTGCCTGGCTATGGCGATGTTGTCGCCGGTGACCATCTTGATATCGATGCCGAGACGTTTGGCCTCATCAATGGTGCTGCGCGAATCTTCCCTGGGTGGGTCGAAAAGGGGGATGAGTCCAAGGAAAGTGAAGAATTGCTCCTCGGGCCGCTTCCTCGCAACCCCCAGGGTCCGGAAACCGCTCTCGGCGAATTCCTCAACCCGCCTCGCTGTCTCAAGGTGCTCGAGACGCTCATCGCAGAGAGAGAAAACCACCTGCGGGGCCCCCTTGGTGACAACGGAACGCTCGCCCCCCGCTTCGACAACAGCCTCTGTCCTCTTGTTCACCGGGTCGAACGGAGTGAAGGATATCTGCCTGTATTGAGCAAGTTCGGTACCGCCACTGGCCTTGAGCAGGTCGAAGATGGGGCGCTCGATCGGGTCTTCGTTTTCTTCCCTGGAGGCGAGGGCGGCACAGAGGAGCAGTTCGTTCAGGTCATGGCCCTTGGCGGGCGACGGGTCCGCGACGGTCATCCTGTTCTGCGTCAAGGTCCCGGTCTTGTCGGAACAGAGGATATCAACCCCGGCAAGTTCTTCGATGGCGACCAAACGGCTAACTACCGCATGCTTCTTGGCAAGGTTCATGGCTCCCACCGCCATGGTCACCGAAAGTATGGCAGGCATTGCCACGGGAATCGCGGCGACCGTCAGGACCAGGGCAAATCTTAGGATCTCCAGCATGTTCTCGTGGCGAAACATCGCGGTGAACAGGATGAGTGCCACAAGGAAGACGGTAAGAATGATCAAGTAATTGCCGATGTTGATGACCGCTTTCTGAAAATGGCTCTTCTCTTCCTGCTGCGCCTGAGCGACCAGCGCCACTGTTTTGCCGAAGAAGGTGTTTAGCGCGGTGTTGGTAACGACGCCAAGCATCTCCCCCTGTTTCACCACTGAATTGGCGTAGGCTATGTCACCTTCCTTCTTGCTTGCCGGCAAAGACTCACCAGTAAGCGCCGACTGGTCCGCAAGGATGTAATCCCCCGCGATGAGTTTTATGTCCGCTGGAATCAGGTCGCCGATCCTGACTTTGACGATGTCACCCGGCACAAGGCTCTTGGCATCGATGGTCTGGAACCCGCCGTCGCGAAGTACAAGGGCCGTTTTGGCCAGCTTCTCTTTCAGTACCGTGAGGGCGTTAAGGGCCTTCGATTCCTGCCAGAAGTCTATCCCCACATTGGTCATCAGGAGAGCCAGAATGATGGTGAAATCGTCCCATTTGGCGACTAACGCGGACAAAAGCGCGGCGATTTCGATCATCCCCGGGATCGGTCCCCAGAAACGCCTCAGTAGCCTATGCCCCAGCGACTCGATCTTTTCTGGTATTTCGTTGTACCCGTAGAGTTTCAGCCTTTGGCTTGCCTCGCTCGATGAGAGGCCGTTGGCCCTGTCCGTCCGCAACTCTCGCAGGGTCTCCTCAACGGATAATGACGAAAATGATTCGGTGCTCTTGGCCATGGCGCCACTCTATTCGCTCAGCCAGCGCCGAGCATGTTTCAGGTCGTCGTTAGAGAAAATCCTGACCTGTCCGGGCATGAAAAAGCCGAACCCCTTAACCGCCGTGGCGATCCATCCCACGTCCGTGACCACCGCCACCCGCTCCCAGGCGGCAAGATGCTGCAATCCAACTTTGGCATCCTCCCAAATGGCTTTAGCTTCAAACCCGGTGAACTCCTGCCCCAAGTGGTAAAGGAACCGTATCTTAATCTGCCGAGCCAACAGTTCCTCAACCGCCGGAATGAGCACCGACCGATAGTCGGCCCCGGTCACCTCTCCCCTCGCCTCAAATTCGAGCATATCGTCAGGCAGTTCGTTGATTCGCACCAGCATGATCGCCTCCTGATCTTAGACTGCTTCCTTCGTAATATTCTACCATCAGTGTATTGATTCGGCGTCACACTTTAACCCAATATCGGCCTGCAAAGTCCCCGGTCATGTATGAACGCGG from Citrifermentans bremense harbors:
- a CDS encoding universal stress protein translates to MRFAKILVVNRLSQYTRDAVRYGGMLATCFQADLLVLRVISNPVDQEALNAPSLFIKGEKYKTISSIEEQPREDLERVIREEVPTTLSVTGLVTDRDPLPEITRIVREEKVDLLVVLAHEQSRLENLLFPDNHGLIRTLPCSILLMKHEPRPVG
- a CDS encoding alpha,alpha-trehalose-phosphate synthase (UDP-forming) — translated: MKKAISSTSLKSLRLSLRFVVPLAVALGLLAVTVVPLVDRLTMHWFMRDMDIRSRLIANTLHDQLVELLQQENAAKVRSLLNRAVQDERLLALGYCDRRGKLLYKTPAFPEALGCPTPAAAETDKGRVLHLPQGAVHVAVHPVGIPSAGAGSLILVHDMSFVERRSEDTRNYIIAFFALLGLMVSAITVFVAHLSWRGWLEGVRAMLRGEGIVRPFSQPTVEPELQPLVGDLRALLRAMDSERRLADDATVTWSPEALRNLLHKQLTGERIIVVSNREPYIHSKKGDGIEVHRPASGLVTAVEPVMRACSGTWIAHGSGSADQLVTDRQDRVAVPPDHPEYTLRRIWLTREEEQGYYYGFANEGLWPLCHIAHVRPIFRSSDWRQYQEVNQRFADAVVREADSDDPVVLVQDYHFALLPGMIRKALPKATIITFWHIPWPNPESFGICPWREELLEGMLGSTILGFHTPFHRKNFLETVDRYLETRIEHESSTISRGGNLTMVESYPISIQWPPPWQERQPPVAQCREELRRELGEGAGHLVGIGVDRLDYTKGILERFRAVEKLMEQHPELVGAFTFVQIAAPSRSALDDYQAFDAQVHTLAQRINQRFSRKGWQPILLKAEHHEPEVVNRYYRGADVCIVTSLHDGMNLVAKEFVAARDDDQGVLVLSQFTGAAHEMHEALIVNPYHIEQTAEAIFRALTMPQFEQRERMRSMRALVRDFNVYRWAGRMLLDAARVRQREKLSARIRRDQ
- the nhaA gene encoding Na+/H+ antiporter NhaA; the encoded protein is MVARVVRKNYKKITGLFFDFFESEKTSGVLLIVCTVFSILMANSSGRSLYIGTWHYEILGHSLQYWINDGLMAIFFLLIGLEIEREIYVGELSNRQNALLPIAAAIGGMATPALFHFLLNRETATVHGAGIPMATDIAFALGILSLVGNKVPTSLKVFLAALAIIDDLGAIIVIAVFYVTDFSLIYFTLALAIFGLLLLLNRCNINRLSVYLILGGIMWFFMLKSGVHATIAGVLLAFAIPFRQIRNNSPSYRLQHFLHKPVAFFIMPIFALANTGITLTGNWAEGLATSNSLGIIAGLLGGKPLGIFLFSYLSVKAGLSKLPNRVGWKHIISVGFLGGIGFTMSIFITLLAFGDSTVVESSKLSILLTSVLSGTIGFMLLSRQST
- a CDS encoding GNAT family N-acetyltransferase, which translates into the protein MAEHVEIFGNSLVQHDPAARRATLALLDPEEAPGVIRHLELLASSRGYTNVSARVPAAHVRHFVGAGYRLEAAIPHFYGEGETACFLVRHFGEAQDTERMSLLLSRILAATEMHSLAGPVSLPEGGALRLVEPSEIGDVVSLYRRVGVAKPAAVDDPIFLHNFLGRGDLFLGLWIEGILVAACAAIFDPTTGTAELAHFVVLPEHRGKGLALLLLQRIGELSAACGARLLWSTVRAYAPGINITFAKGGYHFGGTLTNNSYIYGATESVNVWHKCLADDPALAWSSLF
- the otsB gene encoding trehalose-phosphatase; translated protein: MPSYLFQCEELAAFTHHVAPDTLFAFDLDGTLAPIVDEYGEARVAKPVRNALQRLMGLAKVAVITGRSRQDAIGILGFQPHLVIGNHGAEWPGLSGGRRWEHVQLCLKWRDRLHTALFYEQGVEIEFKGESLTLHYRKSDDPQRALAMIQAAIGDLQPQPRTIGGKFVVNVLPAEACGKGEALAAAMEELGCSRAIYFGDDETDEEVFRLPRSDVFGVHVGKNELSAATYYLNQQSELLGVLNSMVGILENCEYEAQCCDG